GGCGCTGCCGCCATAGAGCAGGCCGACGGTGCGGTGTCCTTCGGCTTCCGCCAGCAGCAGGGCCTTGGCGAGATGCGACAGATATTCGCTGAGGCCCAGCAGTTCGTCGCGCTTGCTCATGCGCTGGCTGGCGGAATCCACCAGGAACAGGATCGGCGCACGGTCCTTCGTTTGGACGATCTCGACCAGCCGCCCCGCGAGCACGATGGCTTCGTCCACGCCGAGCGGCTGCCCCTGCGTGATGCCGAGCACGTGGATTGGTCCGCCGTCAGGCAGCGTCGCCTCCCCCGCGATCATCGCGCCGGTCGTTTTGATCTTGTGGCCGTTCGGGAATAGGCCGGCCAGGATGTCATCGAGCGTCATCGGCATTCTCCCTGTTGGCTGCCGCGCGAAGAAATGCGCCGGTCGGAAGTGCGGGAATCTCGGTCGGCTGCCCGATGCCGAGCGTCTCCCAGATATCGACGGCGTCCTCAGCCTCGCCAAAGCGCTGCAGCCGTCGTTCGAGGCGCTTCTGCTCGGCCTCGAGAATCTCGGCGTCGCATCGTCTGGCTATTTTGATCGCGTCAATGGCCGCCTCGCGAAACGCCGTCGCTTCGTCGTCGACGAAGATATCGGCACCGCCGATGAGATAGCGGTGCTTGCCGCCCATCGTGCGCCAGACCAGCGCGCGGTCGCGCGAGTCGAATTCCTCGATCCCCTTGTTGGTTTCGATCACCTCGGGGCCGCTGACGCTGAGCCGCCCCTGTTCGGAGATGATCAGCCGCGAGCAGGTGCCCGCGATCAGGCTGCCGCCGCCATAGCAGCCGGCGCGCCCCCCGATCAGGCCGACGACGTGGATGCCGGCGCGGCGTGCCTCGATGATCGCGCGCATGATCTCGGCGATCGCAAGCTCGCCGGCATTGGCCTCCTGGAGCCGCACGCCGCCGGTGTCGAACAGGATCAGCAGATCTTGCTTGAGCGTGCGAGCTGCGCGCAGGAGGCCGGTGAGCTTGGCGCCGTGGACCTCACCGAAGGCGCCGCCCATGAAGCGTCCTTCCTGTGCGGCGACGAACACCGGCGAGCCATCCAGGCGACCGCGGCCGATGACGATGCCGTCGTCGAACTGCTCCGGCAGGTCGAAGATCGCCAGATGCGGGCTCATCTCGCGCTGCTCGGGACCGATGAATTCAGCAAAGCTGCCGGCATCGACCAGCGCTTCTATGCGTTGCCGGGCGCTCGCCTCATACCAGCTCAGCGAAACCGTATTGGCTGTGGCCACCGTCATCGTTCCGGCTCCTCGATCTTGCGGATGCCTTGCGCGAGGCGCAGCGCGACCGTGTCAGGTCGGGCTCCGCCGTCATTGATGGAGATGCGCAAGCCCCCGGCAGAGCGGCGGGCGACGAAATCGCGGACCACAGCGTCCCACACGGAGCCAAAGCCGTGAGCTGCGGTTGCGATGTCGATCGTGCAGCTGTCGGCCGGCGAGGTCCGTTCCAGCAGCACTTCGAGATTGCCGGAGGCGACCACGCCGACGATCGCCTGCGCGCGGGTGCCGCCGGCGCGGTTCGGTGCAGTCAGTCTGAAGCTGAGCTTTTCCATGCGAAACTCCTCACCAGTTGCGGAAGCGGCTGGGCGGGCGGTAGAGACCGCCGGAGGCCAGCATGAGATCCTTGATCGAACGGGCCGCCAGCAGGCGCCGGTCGGCGTCAAGCGGATCGATGCCGAGATCCTCGGGGCGCCGGATCACGCCGCGCTGCCTGAGCTGCTCGACGAGCTTCGCGTCACGCGCGCGCCCGATGTCGGTGTAGCCGGCAACGCCGCGGATCGCCTGCTCGCGCTCGTCCTTGCTGCGGCACATCAGCAGGTTGGCGATGCCTTCCTCGGTGACGATGTGGGTGACGTCGTCGGAGTAGACCATCACCGGTGCCAGATCGAGGTCGAGCTTGCGCGCCAGCTCTAGCGCATCGAGTTGCTCGACGAAGAGCGGGGCATTGCCGTCACCGAATGTCTCACCGATCTGCACCACGAGCTTGCGGCCTCGGCGCAGGGCAGCATTGGAGGCGGGGTCGGCCTCGGCACCCGCTTTGAGCCAGGGTTCGCTCGGGTGACGGCGCCCGCGCGGATCGGAGCCCATGTTGGGCGCGCCGCCGAATCCCGCGATGCGGCTCGTCGTCACCGTCGAGCTGTGGCCTTCGAGGTCGATCTGCAACGTCGATCCGATGAACATGTCGCAGGCATAGAGGCCCGCCGTCTGGCAGAAGGCGCGGTTGGATCGCAGCGAGCCGTCGGGACCCGTGAAGAAGATATCGGAGCGCGCCGCAACATAATCCTCCATGCCGACCTCCGATCCGAAGCAGTGGATCTGCTCGACCCAGCCGGATTCGATCGCCGGAATCATCGTGGGATGCGGGTTGAGCGCGAAATGGGTGCAGACCTTGCCCTTGAGGCCGAGCTTCTCGCCGTAAGTCGGCAGCAAGAGCTCGATTGCGGCGGTGTTGAAGCCGATGCCGTGATTGAGCCGGCGCACGCCGTAGGGCGCATAGATGCCCTTGATGGCGAGCATCGCCGTCAGGATCTGGGTCTCGGTGATGGCGGCGGGATCGCGGGTGAAGAGCGGCTCGACATAGAAGGGGCGCCCGGCTTCGACCACGAAATGCACGAGGTCGCCGGGAATGTCGACGCGGGGCACCTTGTCGACGATCTCCGTGACCTGCGCCACGACGAGGCCGTTCTTGTAGCTCGTCGCC
This genomic window from Bradyrhizobium sp. 4 contains:
- a CDS encoding biotin-independent malonate decarboxylase subunit beta — protein: MTVATANTVSLSWYEASARQRIEALVDAGSFAEFIGPEQREMSPHLAIFDLPEQFDDGIVIGRGRLDGSPVFVAAQEGRFMGGAFGEVHGAKLTGLLRAARTLKQDLLILFDTGGVRLQEANAGELAIAEIMRAIIEARRAGIHVVGLIGGRAGCYGGGSLIAGTCSRLIISEQGRLSVSGPEVIETNKGIEEFDSRDRALVWRTMGGKHRYLIGGADIFVDDEATAFREAAIDAIKIARRCDAEILEAEQKRLERRLQRFGEAEDAVDIWETLGIGQPTEIPALPTGAFLRAAANRENADDAR
- the mdcC gene encoding malonate decarboxylase acyl carrier protein — its product is MEKLSFRLTAPNRAGGTRAQAIVGVVASGNLEVLLERTSPADSCTIDIATAAHGFGSVWDAVVRDFVARRSAGGLRISINDGGARPDTVALRLAQGIRKIEEPER
- the mdcA gene encoding malonate decarboxylase subunit alpha, which gives rise to MSSWGMQRAALGERLAAGRKHAKGKVVPIPSLPAFLNAVIRSGDRVCLEGDNQKQADILASALANLDPEDVRDLHMVQSGVVLPSHLDIFDKGIARRLDFSYSGPQSARIARMLFGRKIELGAVHTYLELFARYFIDLTPNVALIAAVSADRDGNLYTGPNTEDTPTVVEATSYKNGLVVAQVTEIVDKVPRVDIPGDLVHFVVEAGRPFYVEPLFTRDPAAITETQILTAMLAIKGIYAPYGVRRLNHGIGFNTAAIELLLPTYGEKLGLKGKVCTHFALNPHPTMIPAIESGWVEQIHCFGSEVGMEDYVAARSDIFFTGPDGSLRSNRAFCQTAGLYACDMFIGSTLQIDLEGHSSTVTTSRIAGFGGAPNMGSDPRGRRHPSEPWLKAGAEADPASNAALRRGRKLVVQIGETFGDGNAPLFVEQLDALELARKLDLDLAPVMVYSDDVTHIVTEEGIANLLMCRSKDEREQAIRGVAGYTDIGRARDAKLVEQLRQRGVIRRPEDLGIDPLDADRRLLAARSIKDLMLASGGLYRPPSRFRNW